In Trifolium pratense cultivar HEN17-A07 linkage group LG7, ARS_RC_1.1, whole genome shotgun sequence, a genomic segment contains:
- the LOC123897787 gene encoding uncharacterized protein LOC123897787, translating into MAKGRKLTTSRSERLLGTYGYSHYQGSTAADPSELREEDIWSTAAGDSGEVDLNLSDEWESPNAATTESNGGSSYRNRRRITQNGDENRQLGGLSLAFEDPASDATSATARIVHQFRSHESVASSPRGRHMATSLPVNVPDWSKILRVESVESLHDDSFDDDDDSEMVPPHEYLARSRKMAAKSVFEGVGRTLKGRDLSRVRDAVWSQTGFDG; encoded by the coding sequence ATGGCGAAAGGTCGGAAATTAACTACCAGCCGAAGCGAACGTTTATTAGGAACATACGGTTACTCTCACTACCAAGGCTCCACTGCCGCCGATCCATCGGAGCTCCGGGAAGAGGATATCTGGTCCACGGCTGCCGGAGATTCCGGCGAAGTTGACTTGAATCTCTCTGATGAGTGGGAATCACCAAACGCTGCCACCACTGAGAGTAACGGCGGATCGTCGTATCGGAATCGGCGTCGGATTACTCAGAACGGCGACGAAAACCGTCAATTAGGTGGTTTATCACTTGCGTTTGAAGATCCGGCGAGTGATGCCACGTCAGCGACGGCGAGGATTGTGCATCAGTTCCGTTCGCATGAGAGTGTTGCGTCGTCGCCACGTGGACGACACATGGCAACATCGTTGCCGGTGAACGTGCCGGATTGGAGTAAGATACTCCGAGTTGAGTCGGTTGAATCGTTACATGACGATAGTTTCGACGACGATGATGATTCGGAGATGGTTCCGCCGCATGAGTACTTGGCGCGTAGCCGTAAGATGGCGGCGAAATCGGTTTTTGAGGGTGTGGGTCGAACTTTGAAGGGTCGTGATTTGAGCCGGGTTCGTGATGCTGTTTGGAGTCAGACCGGGTTCGATGGGTAA